GTTATACATCTTCACCAATTGTACCACCTCGCGAGAGTTCGGCATCAACTGTAGCGGACGAACCGCCGGCATGGACTTCCCCTTGGAGCTATTGTTAGCAACAGCGCGACTGGCTATCGCGCCGGACCATGCACTGGAGAAATTGTGCGGCATAGAAAGCGTTTTGAGGGAATGATGCAGTCCTAATTTAATCAAAAGCCGGCACGGAAAGAATACTCCCTCTTTTTATTATTTCAAATATTCCACAGGGGACTTGGAGGATGTCGAATTCCTTCGACCCCCGAAGGCATTTGTGAAAAGGATTTGAAATTACTTTTTCAATAAGGCTGTGATTTTAGCCTTGAACTGTAAAGGACAGGCCTTTATAATTTTGTCCTTATCTCCATCGGCAATACTTCTCGGGGTAATCCACGCTTCGAGATCCCGTTTGTTCTCGTTTTGGTCGTAGTTGTGTCGGATCTTGCCGTCCTCGAAAAAGGTGTAGTCGTTTTCGAGGTCGCCTTTGGGTACCGATATAGTGACAATTTCCTTAGAGCCGTTCATAAAACAAATGTGATTTTATGCGAATATAACTTCGATAGGGCAAATATTGTAACATTTATTGGGCCCTGAGCAATCGATTGCGCGTTTTATCCAAGCCCCACCTGCGTTTCCGTAATACTAAAATAACTTTGTATGAAGCGCTATTGACAATACTTTTGAGCGCAATATTAAACCCACCATACTATCTGTGGAAGATAAAGAATTGGTCATAGGGCTACAACAGGGTGACAGAAGTGCGTTTGATGCCCTATACTATCGTTACTATCCAGGCGTGTATCGGAATATCTGCAAGCTGATACACAAATACGAGATCGCGGAAGATATCTTGCAGGAAGTTTTCCTGGCCTTATGGGACAACCGTTCTTCCATAGATCCCTCCCGTCCGGTTGCGGGCTGGCTGTTCGTGGTCAGTTACAATAAGTCCTTAAAGTGGCTGAAAGCAGATATACGGGAACACCATTTATACCGGAACTACCTGGCGATGGGTTCGTATGACGATGCGCCGGAACCGGAGGAAGATAACTTCCGGGCACAAATGGACCTGTTGAATTCCGTAATAGAAGAATTGCCCCACCGGAAGAAGCAGGCATTCAAGCTTTGCAAACTAGAGGGCAGGAGTTACGAAGAAGCGGGACAAATATTAGGCATCTCCTCCATCACCGTAAAGGAATACGTCAAAACATCGGCGCAATCCATACGGCAGTCCATCCTTTCCAAACAGGACTATTCTACCCTGGCAACCATGACCGGCCTCGCCGTCTTGGTAATATTTCCTTAACATTCAAGGCACCCCCCTTTTGCCCATCAGCGGGTATTTATACATGAAGCGATGGAAGAATTAGCACCCTTATTAGAAAAGTATTGGGCTGGAACGGCTACACAGGAAGAGGTTGGGAAACTGCTGGCCCTTTTGACGGAAAGGGAGGCGGACATACAGGCTTACCTGGAAAAGGAATGCACCGGCGATACGGATCTGTCACCTATGAAGGATAAGGCGGAAGGGGTTTTGCAAAAGATACATACACAGATAGATCAGCGGGAGTTGAGCAATGTTCCTGCGCCAAAGGTTATCCGGCCTTATTTCCGGGCGATGGCATGGGTGGCTGCCGTGGCGGTGGGCGTCATTTTATTTGTGCGCCTGGTGATGCACGAGGAACAAGGGACAGCACCTGCGCCGGTTAGCATAGTCGCGCGTAACGCGGAGGAAGGCGCAAGTTCCGGGCTGAAGCAGGTGGCCAATAACACCAGCTTGCCCAGGGAGCTCCGGATGGAAGACGGTTCGCAGGTGATCCTGTATCCTAAGAGTACCGTGACGTATAAGCAGCCTTTTGACCGGCTTGAACGAAATATCAATTTGCAGGGTAAGGCCCTTTTCAGGGTGACCGGTGATATAAAAAGGCCTTTTACCGTCATGGCGGCAGGCACGGCGACCACCGCATTGGGAACGGAGTTTATGGTGAGTGACCAGCCTGCCGGCAGCATGGTCAGTGTTCGATTAATACAAGGGAAAG
This sequence is a window from Dinghuibacter silviterrae. Protein-coding genes within it:
- a CDS encoding RNA polymerase sigma factor — translated: MEDKELVIGLQQGDRSAFDALYYRYYPGVYRNICKLIHKYEIAEDILQEVFLALWDNRSSIDPSRPVAGWLFVVSYNKSLKWLKADIREHHLYRNYLAMGSYDDAPEPEEDNFRAQMDLLNSVIEELPHRKKQAFKLCKLEGRSYEEAGQILGISSITVKEYVKTSAQSIRQSILSKQDYSTLATMTGLAVLVIFP
- a CDS encoding FecR family protein, with the protein product MEELAPLLEKYWAGTATQEEVGKLLALLTEREADIQAYLEKECTGDTDLSPMKDKAEGVLQKIHTQIDQRELSNVPAPKVIRPYFRAMAWVAAVAVGVILFVRLVMHEEQGTAPAPVSIVARNAEEGASSGLKQVANNTSLPRELRMEDGSQVILYPKSTVTYKQPFDRLERNINLQGKALFRVTGDIKRPFTVMAAGTATTALGTEFMVSDQPAGSMVSVRLIQGKVAIRVIGTSNEVTYLKPGEEFTLDHVLNKITLMIPGKKGSRNSRLEEVDKLSFSKEPLSNVFRTLEKFYHIKINCTAKVANGLFFTGEFYPSDSLDAVLAAICNTNDLTFEETPGGITITSHK